The genomic window GAATTTGCTATGACGGTAATCGATGAAAGCGAACGACCTGCTCACCATCGGCGAACTGGCGCGGCGCACCGGCCTGTCAGTTTCGGCCATCCGTTTCTACGAAGACAAGGGGCTGGTCGCGGCGCTGCGAACCTCCGGCAACCAGAGGCGATTCCTGCGGGGTGACATCAGGCGGCTCAGCTTCATCCTGATCGCGCAAAGGCTCGGACTGTCGCTGGCGGAGATCGAGCAGGCCATGGCCTCGCTACCCCAGGGGCGAACGCCCAATGCGCCGGACTGGAAGAAAATCAGCCGCACCGTGCGCGAGCGCATCGAGGCGCAGATCGCGGCGCTGGAGAAGGTCCGCGAAGACCTCGACGGTTGTATCGGCTGCGGCTGTCTCAGCCTGAAGAAATGCGCGCTCTACAATGCGGACGACCGGTGGGGGGAGAGCGGCAGCGGGCCGCGCGTGCTGCGCTAGTTTCTGAATCCACGGGATAGATAACGGACTATCCTGCTCATCGTGAGAGCGCGGTCCTTTTCCAGTCTGATAGTCGGGGGTGCGCTGGTGGCTGCGCCCGTCACGCCTGTGCTGGCGCAGCAGGCCGAAGATTCCACGCTCAACTCCGCAGATGCAGGCTGGAGGGATGCCCCCCGCAGGTGGAGCTTGCGGGTGGCGAGCCGGGCGCAGCAGATCTACCAGCTTGAAGTCGTGCGCCTTGGCTTCGAGGGCCGGGTGGAGGCGATGGTCAGGATCGGTGTCGACGGGACGGTACGCGACTGTGCCGTGCACCGGTCGAGCGGAGCAGCCGAGCTCGACGCACTGGTTTGCCGGGCCATAGCCCAATCGCCTCCCGCGCCCGTCAATATGGACGCCGGAGGACAGGCGCAGGAAGTGGCCGTGGTCCTCCGGGTGGAGTTCGTCATGGTCGACGATTTGCCTCCTGCGGGAGAGGGTAGCGAAACCGACTAGTATTCCGGCCCCAGCTCCGCATCGAGATCGCGCGGGCGGGCGAAATGGACCAGTTTGCCGCAGCCCTCCTTCAGGTCGGCCCAGCTGTCGATATCGAGCTCGAAGACCGCAAAGGCGGCCGTCGGGAATTTCACCTTCGCTTCGTCGAACAGGTCGTTCTCGTTTTTGGGTGAGACCAGTTCGAAGACCATGTCGCCGAAACCTGGATTATGGCCGGCCATCAGCAGGGCATCGACGCTGTCGTTGGTTTCGCCGATCACGTCGCAGATCGTCTCGGTAGAGGCGAGGTAGAGGCGGCGGTCCCATTCGGGCTCGGGCCCAACGGCCGCTTCGCCAAGCGTGAGTTTCACCCGCTCGGCAGGGCTTGCCACGAGCCGGTCCCACTTGACCCCGTGATCGCGGATATGTTCGCCGATCAGGCGTGCTCCCTTGCGGCCGCGCGCATTCAGGCCCCGGTCGAAATCGCGCTTGTCGCTCTGCCCCCAATCGGACTTGGCGTGGCGCAATAGGCCCAGGATCTTCACGAGGATTCGCTCTCCACAGCTTCGAATGCTTTCGTTCCAACACCCTTAGCGACGCGCTGTAAAGCCTCGTCGAGCGTGACGCGCAAAACAGGCGTGCCTTCGGGAAAGGCCGACAACAAGCGGGTGGGAAACGCCGGCGAGAGCACGACGAAATGGCCCGAATCCTCGCGGCTGCGGATGAGCCGCCCAAAGGCCTGCGCCAGCCGCGCGCGGATGATGCGATCATCGTAGCGCTGCGCGCCGCCTTCCTCCTCTGCCGCTGCCGCACGGCGTGCTCGGTGGAGGATGGTGGGACGCGGCCACGGCACGCTTTCCATGACCACGCAGCGCAGCGAACGGCCGGGCACGTCCACCCCGTCGCGCAGGGCATCGGTGCCGAGGAGGCTGGCGCGGGGGTCATCACGGAAAATGTCGGTCAGCGTGCCGGTATCGATCGGGTCGACGTGCTGGGCATAGAGCGGCAGGCCCGCCCGGGCGAGCCGGTCGGCAATCCGGCCATAGACCGCCCGCATCCTCCTGATGGCGGTGAACAGGCCGAGCACGCCGCCATCGCTCGCCTCGATCAGGCGGGCATAGGCACCGGCCAGCGCGGGGATGTCGCCTTTGCGGATATCGGTCACGATCAGGACCTCGGCGCGCCCGGCATAGTCGAACGGGCTGTCCGCCTGCTGGGTCTTGGGCACCAGTTCTAGGTGCGGGGTGCCGCTCTTGGCGATGGCGTGGGGCCAGTCGGGTCCGCCCTCGTCGCGATCGGTCAGCGTGGCGCTGGTCAGCATGACGCCATGTGCGGGCTCCAGCACGACCTTGGCGAAAGGCTTCATCGGGTCGAGCCAGTGACGGTAGATGCCGACATCGAATTCGCGCGCGTCGTTCCGGTCCACTGCCAGCCAGTCGACGAATTCCGGGTCCGAAGGGCCACCAAGGCGCGATAGCAGGGCTTCCCATGCCGCAATGAGGTCCACCCTCCAGGCGAGCGAGTGGCGCGCGCCTTCGATCCGTGCGCGGCCTTGTCCGTCGAGCCAGTCGGGCGCGTCTTCCAGCACCGCTTCGAGGCGGCCTGCAAGCTTCAGCAGCGGCGAGCGGATCGCGGCAAGCGCCTGCGCCGCGGTACCTGCGGCCTCGACCAGTTCGCCGGGCAATTGAGAGGTTTCGGTCTCGATCCCGTATCCTGCCTCCTGACCGCTTTCATCGCGCGCATAGGTGACGGCGCGAACCTGCGCGAGCAGCGCCTCGAGCGGTCCGAAAGGCGTGCCTTCGACCAGCCGCCCGAGCCACCCGTCGGAAGGCAGCGCCTGCGCCGCTTCCACCGCGGCCTCCACCGCTTCGCCGCCCGCATCGTCATAGCTGGCGACATCGGCAAGGCGTGCGGCAAGGCCGCGGCGCCGTCCGCGGCTGTTCTTTTCCGGCCCGATGATCCAGCGCCGCAGCTCGATCGCTTCCTGCCCGGTCAGCGCGGCCGAGAAGGTGCTGTCGGCCGCGTCGAACACGTGGTGGCCCTCGTCGAACACGATGCGCGTGGGCCGTGCGTTCGGATCGCGTCCGCGGGCAGCATTGACCATCACCAGCGCGTGGTTGGCGATGACGAGATCGGCCTGCGCCGCGTTCCGCGCGCTGCGTTCGATGAAGCATTTGCGGTAATGCGGGCAGCCGGCATAGACGCACTCGCCCCGCTGGTCGGTCAGCGCCGCGATGCCGCGCTTGCGGAACAGCGTTCCCAGCCAGCCGGGCAGGTCGCCGCCGATCATGTCGCCGTCCTGCGTATAGGCGGCCCAGCGCGCGACCAGCTGTGCCAGCACTGCCGGCCGGCCCGAGAACCCGCCCTGCAACGCATCTTCAAGGTTCAGCAGGCAGAGATAATTCTCGCGCCCCTTGCGCACCACCACGGGGGGCGAGCCGTCGGGCCGGGTGGCCGGCCAGGCCCGCGTGCTTTCGCGGCGCAGCTGGCGTTGGAGGTTCTTGGTGTAGGTGCTGACCCAGACCGTCCCGCCGGATTTCTCGGCCCACAGCGAGGCGGGGGCAAGGTAGCCCAGCGTTTTGCCGATGCCGGTTCCTGCCTGCGCGAGGAGGACATGGGGCCGCTTTTGCCGGTCTCGCGGCGAGAAGACATGGCCCGCTCCGCGCGAGAACAGCCGTTGCCCGTCCCGCCGCTCTGCTCCTTCGCCGGTCAGCCGTTCGAGCTGCGCCTCGATCTCAGGCTCGTCGATCAGGACCTGTGCGGGTTGGGGACGCTCTGCCGCCTCTTCCCACTCGGGAAGTTTGGTGAAGAGCCATTTCTCGGCCCTTTCGGGCTTGCGCACATGGGGTGCGAGCACGTTTGCCCATGGCCAGCGCAGGCGGGTCAGCGATTGCAGCGTGGACCACGCGCCCTCGCGTTCCGCCCAGTTCTCGCTTTCGCACGTCGCAACCAGCGCGCCTGCCGCCTTTTGCAGGAGCAGCGGCACGTCCGCGTCATCCGCAGGCTCATCCAGCTCGAGGGCATGGGCCAGCCCCTTCGGCGTGGGAACGCAAAAGCGGGCCGGATGGACGAAAGCGAACAGCTCCAGCAGGTCGAGGCCGGACAGGTCGGGATAGCCCAGCCTGCTCGCCACGAGCGGCGCGTTCATCATGAGGAGCGGCGTGTCGGCAGCCGCCATGACCGCCTCGCCCTTGGAACAGCCGCGCGTCGATCCGTTCGCATCGCGCAGCCAGGTTCCGGCATGGCTGGCGTGGAGGGCAGGGAGGGGCAGCGGCTGGCTCACGGATTCGACCATGCAAAGACCGGAACGAAAAGTAAACAGAAGCGCGCAGTAATGTGCCGAACCCCGATCGGTTCGTCGCAAGCCGTTTGCGTGCCGTCGGGAATTGGCGAACGCCTCCTGTTTGTTTTCAGCCGCTTATCCTTGTCTGAACGGCAGATTACAGGAACAGGGCCGGAATCGTGGTCGTTTTTAGACCCATGACCAAGACCCGCCATATGCTCACCAGCGCCCCCCTCGCGATTGCAGCGATGGCCGCGCTCCCCCTGTTCCCCGCATCGGCGCAGGAACAGCCCGTGATCGTGCTGCCGGACACTGCTCCGACCACGACTACAAGCGTGCCTGCAGCCACCGCTACACCCGCGCCGGTCATCGTCCTGCCTGACCCGGAGCCGGTCACGACCCTGCCTGCGAACGAGGCGGCCCCCACCGATAGCGCGACACGCGAAGCAGCACCCGCACCGGTCGTGGCCAGCCGAGCCACGCCGGCACGCGAAGTCTCGCGTCCCGTCGTCGACGCTGTGGCAGCGACGCCGGTCGAATCCAATTCCGAGCCTGCGACAAGCGAAGAAATCGCTCCGCTGCCTGCGGCCTCGGCCGAGACGATCGCTGCGAACCGCGCTGCGCTTGAACCCGTCCCCGCGCCGGTTGAAGACGCCTCGAGTGCCGCCCTGCTGCTTGCGCTCTTGGGTGTCGGCGGTGTCGGCCTCGCGGCATTCTTCCTGATGCGTCGCCGCCGGAAGGAGCCGGTGCCGACCATCGAACGCCCGCATGTCGCAAATGCTACTGTAGCTTCGCCGCCGGTCCTTGATCGCGATCCGGTCGTCACGACGCATGACGCGGCTCCTTCGGCGACAGTGATTGCGCCGGCTATTCCGACACGCGCTGCGGCGCTTAGCAATGGTGCCGCCGTCGAACTGCCCCGCGAAGCGCCGAATACCTTCGCCGAGCGTGACAGCCTGCTGAAGCGCATGATCGCCGCGCGTCCGGACCGGGCAAACCCGTTCCGCTCGCCCAAGGCGCGCGCCAAGCGGGCGCGACTGATCCTCCAGTCGCTGAACATGAACTTCCACGACCGCAAGCCGTGGATCGACCTCAGCCAGTACACGAACATCTGGCCCGAATTGCGCGGGCACGGCCCCCGCACTGCGACTGCCTGAACCCTCTCCCCGACCCCTCAGCAGGTGTCGCAGCGGTAGGGGCGTCCTCCCGAAAGGGTAGGGCGCCCCTATTGATTCACGCGGCGATGGAGAGTTCCGATGCAGCCAGTGCCTGCTCGAGATCGGCGAAGATGTCCTCGGCCTCTTCCAGCCCGATGGACAGGCGCAGCAGGCCTTCCCCGATGCCGTGGGCCGCGCGCTCTTTGGGCGTGTAGGTGGAATGCGTCATGCTTGCCGGGTGCTGGATCAGCGTTTCGGCATCGCCGAGCGAAACGGCGCGGATGATCATTTCCAGCCGGTTCATGAAGCGGATGCCCTGGTCGTAGCCGCCGACGAGGTCGAAAGCGATCATCCCGCCCGGAAGCGCCATCTGACGCTTTGCCAGTTCGTGTTGGGCGAAGCTTTCCAGCCCCGGATAGTGGACCGCTGCGACCTGCGGCTGCGCTTCGAGCCATTGCGCGACTTCCAGCGCGGTGCGGCTATGGCGTTCCATGCGGAGGGACAGCGTCTTGAGGCCGCGCATGATCAGCGTGGCGGTGAAGGGGCTCATGACGGCGCCCGTCATGTCCTTCAGGCCTTCGAGGCGGACCTTCTGCATCATCTCGGCCCTGCCCGCGACAAGCCCTCCGACAAGGTCGCCATGACCACCGAGGTATTTCGTCGCGGAATGGACGACGATATCGGCGCCAAGCTCGATCGGGCGGGTAAGGGCAGGCGTCGCATAGGTGTTGTCGACGACGACCTCCGCACCGTGACGCTTCGCAACCGCGCTGATCGCGGCGATGTCGACGAGCCGCATGTTCGGGTTCGCCGGGGTTTCGAAATAGACCACTTTGACTCGATCGTTCATGGCCGCTTCCAGCGCTTCGGGATCGGTCAGGTCGACATGGGTGACCTTGACGCCGAACTTCGCCAGCCCGTGCCGGAAGAAGGCGAAGGTGCAGCCGTAAAGAGTCTCGTCGGTGACGATTTCGTCGCCGGCTTGCAGGATGCTCCACATGACCGCCGTGATCGCGCCCATTCCGCTGGCGGCGGCAACTCCCGCCTCCGCACCTTCGAGCACGGCAAGGCGCTGCTCCAGCAGGTCGACCGTAGGATTCGAGATCCGCGAATAGAAATAGCCGGGCTGTTCGCCGGCAAAGATGGCGCCGCCCTGTTCGGCGCTTTCGAAGGCAAAAGTGGACGCAAGGTGCATGGGCGGCGTGAGAGCGCCTTGGTTTTCGGCCGGATCGTAACCGTGATGGATGGCGCGGCTTGCGAAACCGGAAAGCTTGGTGCGACTCATGATATGCCTCTTTGCATGCGTTTGAGGCGAATATACCGAAGCAGGCGTGGCATTTCCCTGCAAAGGATGCCATTAATTGGCTTTAAATTGGCATATTATGCTAACAGGAGGTCGGTTTGGACGGGAAAGATCGCCAGATCCTGAGAGAGCTGCAGCGCGACGGGCGCCTCACCAATGCGGAACTGGCGGACCGCGTGAACCTATCCCCTTCGCCCTGTTTGCGACGCGTGAGGAACCTGGAGAAGGCGGGCGTCATCGAACGCTATGTCGCGCTCGTCGACCGGGAGGCGGCAGGCTATCCGGTGACGGCGTTCGTGCAGGTGACGCTGGCTCGCCATGACCGCGAGGTGGTCGATACTTTCGAGCAGCGAGTGCGCGAAACGCCGCAGATCCTCTCCTGCCACCTGCTGACCGGGAGCTCCGATTACCTGCTGCAGATCGTGGTCGCCGGTCTCGACGATTACGAGACCTTCATGCGCGAAACGCTTCACACCACGCCGGGCATCGCAACCATCAACACCAGCTTCGTCTACGGCACCGTGAAGGACACGGTCGAGCTTCCTTAGAGGCGGGTTGCGGGCGTCCGCACCTGGTCGGAGCGTATCCGATTGAGGGCCAGCGCCGCGTCGGCAAGCTGGGCGAACTGGCGGATCGTCTCGCTCACGAGATGGCCATCCTCGTGGTGGTCGAGCGACCCACTTTCGAACATGTCGCCGCCGTTGATCGCCATGACCATCGTGCCGCCGGTGAACAGGACCGAGCTGTCCCTGCCGCCGAAGGCGCTTTCCATCGACAGCAGGCGCTCGATATATTCGGGATGCATCATCCAGCGCGCCTCGGTCTGGTCGGTGGAATAGACATCGTAGCGGTCCTCGAATTCGGGGCTCACCATCTGCGCACGGTCGAGAATGGTCCCCTCGACCTTGATGGTGTCCTTCGCCCCGCCGAAGAACTTGCTGAAATGCCCGTCGGGGGCGAGCAGGGTGGTGCCGTGGAATCGCTCTTCGAACCCGATCGACAGGATCGCGCCGCGAAAGACAGTGACCCAGCGCTGGTTCTTGCCCGACCCGCGCCGCTCCTCGAGATGTGCCTCGTGCAGCAGGAAGGGGTGGGGGCCTGCATGGCCCGACCACATATCCTCGAAGCTGGAACGGTCGTGCGAAGGTAGCATGTGGAATGCGCGCGACTGCTCGAATGCCTCGCTTCCCTCGCAGTCGTGGCAATATTCGAGCCCCAGCGACTTCGCGATGGCTTCGTTGATGCCCGATTTGACCTGCTTCTTCGCGTCGAATTTGGGTTTCTGGGTCCATGCCCAAGCGAGGCCACCTGCGACCACCCAGACGAATATGGGAATGTCGAAGGGCGAGAAGCCGAACACCCAGAGGACGCCGAGCAGGGGCAGTAGGACGATGGCGATATTGAAGATGCGGTTGTTCGACTTCTCGATCGCGAGGCGGCGCGTGGTGCGTTGGCCATCCAGCCATTCGCCCAGTTCGCCCGCCATCAGCCGATCCGCATCGGGATATTCGATCACCCGTACTTTCCCCCTTAACCCTTGCGCCCTATCATAGCGCCCGGCTTGGAATAAGGGGTTAAGATATGAGCGTTTTCGCAATGGTTCTGATCGGCGTCATCGTGCTTGTCGCCATCATGCTGGTGG from Qipengyuania gaetbuli includes these protein-coding regions:
- the soxR gene encoding redox-sensitive transcriptional activator SoxR → MKANDLLTIGELARRTGLSVSAIRFYEDKGLVAALRTSGNQRRFLRGDIRRLSFILIAQRLGLSLAEIEQAMASLPQGRTPNAPDWKKISRTVRERIEAQIAALEKVREDLDGCIGCGCLSLKKCALYNADDRWGESGSGPRVLR
- a CDS encoding TonB family protein — protein: MAAPVTPVLAQQAEDSTLNSADAGWRDAPRRWSLRVASRAQQIYQLEVVRLGFEGRVEAMVRIGVDGTVRDCAVHRSSGAAELDALVCRAIAQSPPAPVNMDAGGQAQEVAVVLRVEFVMVDDLPPAGEGSETD
- a CDS encoding SixA phosphatase family protein, translating into MKILGLLRHAKSDWGQSDKRDFDRGLNARGRKGARLIGEHIRDHGVKWDRLVASPAERVKLTLGEAAVGPEPEWDRRLYLASTETICDVIGETNDSVDALLMAGHNPGFGDMVFELVSPKNENDLFDEAKVKFPTAAFAVFELDIDSWADLKEGCGKLVHFARPRDLDAELGPEY
- a CDS encoding ATP-dependent DNA helicase, which codes for MVESVSQPLPLPALHASHAGTWLRDANGSTRGCSKGEAVMAAADTPLLMMNAPLVASRLGYPDLSGLDLLELFAFVHPARFCVPTPKGLAHALELDEPADDADVPLLLQKAAGALVATCESENWAEREGAWSTLQSLTRLRWPWANVLAPHVRKPERAEKWLFTKLPEWEEAAERPQPAQVLIDEPEIEAQLERLTGEGAERRDGQRLFSRGAGHVFSPRDRQKRPHVLLAQAGTGIGKTLGYLAPASLWAEKSGGTVWVSTYTKNLQRQLRRESTRAWPATRPDGSPPVVVRKGRENYLCLLNLEDALQGGFSGRPAVLAQLVARWAAYTQDGDMIGGDLPGWLGTLFRKRGIAALTDQRGECVYAGCPHYRKCFIERSARNAAQADLVIANHALVMVNAARGRDPNARPTRIVFDEGHHVFDAADSTFSAALTGQEAIELRRWIIGPEKNSRGRRRGLAARLADVASYDDAGGEAVEAAVEAAQALPSDGWLGRLVEGTPFGPLEALLAQVRAVTYARDESGQEAGYGIETETSQLPGELVEAAGTAAQALAAIRSPLLKLAGRLEAVLEDAPDWLDGQGRARIEGARHSLAWRVDLIAAWEALLSRLGGPSDPEFVDWLAVDRNDAREFDVGIYRHWLDPMKPFAKVVLEPAHGVMLTSATLTDRDEGGPDWPHAIAKSGTPHLELVPKTQQADSPFDYAGRAEVLIVTDIRKGDIPALAGAYARLIEASDGGVLGLFTAIRRMRAVYGRIADRLARAGLPLYAQHVDPIDTGTLTDIFRDDPRASLLGTDALRDGVDVPGRSLRCVVMESVPWPRPTILHRARRAAAAEEEGGAQRYDDRIIRARLAQAFGRLIRSREDSGHFVVLSPAFPTRLLSAFPEGTPVLRVTLDEALQRVAKGVGTKAFEAVESESS
- a CDS encoding methionine gamma-lyase yields the protein MSRTKLSGFASRAIHHGYDPAENQGALTPPMHLASTFAFESAEQGGAIFAGEQPGYFYSRISNPTVDLLEQRLAVLEGAEAGVAAASGMGAITAVMWSILQAGDEIVTDETLYGCTFAFFRHGLAKFGVKVTHVDLTDPEALEAAMNDRVKVVYFETPANPNMRLVDIAAISAVAKRHGAEVVVDNTYATPALTRPIELGADIVVHSATKYLGGHGDLVGGLVAGRAEMMQKVRLEGLKDMTGAVMSPFTATLIMRGLKTLSLRMERHSRTALEVAQWLEAQPQVAAVHYPGLESFAQHELAKRQMALPGGMIAFDLVGGYDQGIRFMNRLEMIIRAVSLGDAETLIQHPASMTHSTYTPKERAAHGIGEGLLRLSIGLEEAEDIFADLEQALAASELSIAA
- a CDS encoding Lrp/AsnC family transcriptional regulator, whose translation is MDGKDRQILRELQRDGRLTNAELADRVNLSPSPCLRRVRNLEKAGVIERYVALVDREAAGYPVTAFVQVTLARHDREVVDTFEQRVRETPQILSCHLLTGSSDYLLQIVVAGLDDYETFMRETLHTTPGIATINTSFVYGTVKDTVELP
- a CDS encoding DUF3137 domain-containing protein; protein product: MIEYPDADRLMAGELGEWLDGQRTTRRLAIEKSNNRIFNIAIVLLPLLGVLWVFGFSPFDIPIFVWVVAGGLAWAWTQKPKFDAKKQVKSGINEAIAKSLGLEYCHDCEGSEAFEQSRAFHMLPSHDRSSFEDMWSGHAGPHPFLLHEAHLEERRGSGKNQRWVTVFRGAILSIGFEERFHGTTLLAPDGHFSKFFGGAKDTIKVEGTILDRAQMVSPEFEDRYDVYSTDQTEARWMMHPEYIERLLSMESAFGGRDSSVLFTGGTMVMAINGGDMFESGSLDHHEDGHLVSETIRQFAQLADAALALNRIRSDQVRTPATRL